AAAAGCATAAGCCTATTCACAACAAACCAGAAGATTTTGGATTGATCCTTTTCACCAGTGGTACATCTGGTACCAAAAAGGTGGTTCCACTGACAATCCATTCTATCATCGCCGGTATCAGCTTCGTGATAGACTCATGGGGACTGACTGCATCAGACATATGCCTGAATATGATGCCCTTGTATCATGTGTACGTGTAAATCTGAAGCTGAAAACCTATTTGTGAAGCCGTTAGCTAATAACTGTTGCAGTGGTGGCTTGGTAAGAAATATCTTTGCTCCAGTTTTCTCTGGAGGCTCAACAGTGTGCTGTCCTGCATTCGATCCCAATTTATTTTGGGATGTTGTCCAGGATACTCCTGTTACATGGTATTATGCCTCTCCGTCAATGCATTCTGTTGTCTTGGCTGCGGCTTCGGAACGATTGGCTGCTCTGCAGCAGAGCCGTATCAGATTGGCATGCAATGCCGCAGGGGGTCTCCTGCCGTCACTGGCGTGTCGACTTCGGGACACGTTCAAATGCACAGTTCTTCCCAGCTATGGGATGACCGAGTAAGAGATGTGAAGATTCACTACTGTTTAGAATGCGTATTGACATATCAACTAGATGTATGCCTATATCAACACCGCCGCTCAATTACAAACTGGACAGAGAGGGTACGTCAGGTATCAGTACAGGACCAGAAATCTCGATTCTCGACTGGTCAGACGCATCGGTCCAAACTGGTACCGTGGGGAGAATATGTGTCCGCGGTGAACCTGTCTTCCCTGGGTACCTCAAACCAGACGGAACCCTAGATAGATCGCCATTTAGTTCAGATGGCTGGTTTGATACGGGCGATCTTGGTTATATGGACAAAGACGGATACCTTTACATCACGGGAAGGAGCAAAGAGGTTATCAATCGAGGTGGTGAGCTCATCTCGCCGTTTGAAGTCGAGAATGCAATTATGCGCTCAGCCATGTCACCAGGATCACCACTGTATGGACGAGTCACCCAGGCCCTTGCCTTTTCCGCGTCTCACGATGTACTACAAGAAGTGGTGGCTGTGGTGTTGGTCAGTCCGCTGAACGTTCCTCGCACCGACCTGAAAACACTGCATAATTCACTGCGGTCGTCACTGCAGCAGGCGAAGTGGCCAGTACTTGTTACCTATATGGATGATCTCCCAAAGAGGAACAACAAAGTGCTGAGGATAAAATTGAGCCAACGATGCGGGATACCAGAACTGACGGACGATATGCCGTACTTGAGCAGGCATTGGCAGGCCACATGTCCCCTCCCCGACACTGACCTGTCAGTCCCCATTGAGTCGTCGCCGTGCAGCATTGACCATGAAGCATTGTCAACTTGTCTAGAAAGTGTGGTGCCTACTGGATTCAGGCATTATTATAGGCAGCACAGTATCAGGGGCACGCTGGAAGCCTTTATCAGTCCGGTTGAAGGTAGCTCAGGGATGCTGGATTACCAGGCAGACGCATTAAAAGCCCAACTGGCCAAATGCCTTCACGGATACATGGTTCCGGAACACATACACTTTTTACCGGATCCCCTACCCTTTGACCATTCTAGCGCGGTCGACAATGACGCGCTGGATGAACTACTTGCAAAACTGGGCGGTGGTGCCTCCTCACAGGAACTTGAAGCATCCACGCAAGGAAGGGTTAGAAAAGTCTTTGCTGATGTCTTATGCCAGCCACCGAGGGATATAGCACTTGATGTTGACTTTTTTACCCTTGGAGGGGATTCCCTAAAGGCAGGACGTCTCGCATCAGCATTGCGGTCTACATTCAACATTCCGATTCCCATCAGCCTTGTCTTCAACCAAGGAACTGTTTCTGTTATCGCCACATTTATTGACAAAATGGCAGAGTTTGCACCAGCGGATATTGTTcatgaagaaaaagttgGATGCTCAACGACCCACAGTTCTACCAATCCTGTACTTATGTTGCTTCAGCTGATCCCCCTTGCTGTCATATATCCCCTACGCCGTGCTGTCCAGTGGACTGCCTTTATCGTTGTCATGAGTTACGTGCAAAGATGGCCCACGAATCAACATACTATAGGCCGGCTGTTTAACGTGGCGGTATCAGTCATGTTTGCAAAATTCATCATCAGAATCATATCACCCCTTTTTGGCATTGTTGCTAAGTGGCTCATTATTGGCCGTCATCGTGAAGGACTTTATCCCATGTGGGGAGTATACCACACGCGCTGGTGGATGGTCCAGAAGATTGTAAGCATTTGTGGAAAAGGGATTTTTAACACCAATGACAGCACAAAACGGCTGTACTACCGACTGATGGGGGCGAAGATTGGCAAAAATGTCAAGATTACTGGCACTTCTCTTGGTGAATGGGATCTTCTCGACATCCGAGACAATGTAACCCTTACACGCTGTCTATGTCGTCCATTCGCAGTTGAAGGCAACACATCCATGTATCTGGGCCGAATTGTTATTGGAGAAAACGCCTCTATTGGTGTCTCCTCGATAATAGCACCAGGATCTATAGTTCCCCCGAATACTTGCATAGGGCCGAATTCTTCTAGCTgggagcttgaagatgctgctgaagagaACCGAGATCTCTCGCCTAGCCAAGCAGTAAAACCTCATATACTACTCACCTGTTTTCTTACTGTACCGCTTGTTGTCATCTCATGGGCCTTATCGATGCTACCTTGGATGGGTGGTCTTGTCGGTATGGTTGGAGACATGGCCTTGACAGACGCTTCAACAGTGAGGGATATCCTTGATTGGTTTTCCGATGCAAGGCGAGTAGGATTCCACTCTCTTGCCTTGATACTGCGCACTTCTATCAGccccttcatcttctttgcgtTTGCCGTACTCGTGAAATTGCTGTTGGATGCTTTGTTGGGAAAGATGACCTTCGGTACAGCGAGAGACCGAGGAGCGATTACTATTTGGCGAGCTGCGTTGATGAAGACCCTATTACCAGTATCACGCCTGCACGATGTGACATCCATGTTTGGACAACATTATGAAGCAACATCTGTAGCCGTACGGCTGCTTGGCGGTCGAGTTGGCAAGCGAGTCTACTGGCCAGGTACGGGCCCCAGCATTGGTGACTACCATCTCTTGGATATTGGGAATGATGTCGTGTTTGGCTCTCGCTCCCATCTTATCACCTCAGATGGTATTGGCTCCGAGAAGATTACTATTCAAGATCGTGCCATGATAGCGGATCGGGTGTGTCTCCTCCCAGGTGTGACAGTCGGCGACCACACCACTATGGGCTCTGGCGCTTTGACACGCCGGGGGAAATCATACCCATCTGGAGGCACCTTTGTGGGCTCCAAGGGTCGTGATTGTGTCCATCTTTCTGGCGGCCATAGCACAGGATacgatgagaagaagccggtTCAGCACCGCATGCGGCACATGAGCAGTGATGATACTCTCGCTGGCGTCAACGTGGACTCGAAAAAGAGCTCCACACAAACTAGGATTCAACGCACGGGCAGCGAAGAAACGCTAGCTGAATCACGCACTTCAGGAGTGAAGAAAAGCAAGACACGCCATGGTAGCCCAGAGGAAGTTTTCACATCCTCTGAGAGCGATACATGTGATAGTGGATCGGAAACGGCGGAGGCAGACCGCATGTCCCCATTTGGACGTGCGTTCCATCTTAAACTTGCGCCTTATTATGTCCTGGGGCCATTTATTATCTTCTGCTATTCTTCCTTCATCACCGTCTTCACATCATTTTATTGGAATGTACCGACAGTGGCCTGTGTACAGCTGGTTGATTATCTCATGAACCTGTTCATATCTCGTGAAATCGCTATAACGTTCGATGTTTTCGTGCTTTTTCTCGTAGCTTGGGCTGGTATCGCGGTTTTATTCACAACCATGGCTGTACTGGCGCTCCTCATTGTCATCGCTAGTAAATGGATCCTGCTAGGACGCCGTGCGCCTGGAAACTACGATTGGGATAAATCTTCTTATTGCCAGCGGTGGCAGCTCTTCCTGAGCATCGAACGGCTTCGACGCCACTGCTATCATAGCCAAGGAGTCCTGGGGCTCCTCACGGGGACCAGCTGGATTGTCTACTACTTTCGAGCATTGGGGGCCAGCATCGGCAAAGATTGTGCCCTTTTTGCCAACGGCAGCCCAAGTTTGATGTTTACGGAGCCCGATTTAATCACTTTGGGGGATCGAGTTTCCATTGACGATGCCAGTGTCGTGGGTCACATCAACACTCGAGGCAAATTCGATCTGAATAGACTGAGCATAGGAGATAGATGCGTGATGCGGTCAGGGAGCAGACTACTCAGCGGCGCCACGATGAAGAATGACAGCTGCCTTTTAGAGCATACGCTCATTATGGGTGGCGATGTAGTAGAAGAGAATTGGACAATGCAGGGATGGCCTGCCGAGAGGCATACCGGGAAACGCACAGCTATTGAATAGGGTCACCAGCTGTTGGCTGCGATTgagctgagattgatgcttgCCAGTCATTGATGAGTagaaggcaaaaaaagaattggGCTTCATCTTGCTGAGAGAATTTGGTTCGAATTGCGATATGGTATGGAAATGAAGGCTTTAGATAGATCTTAATAAATATACTTGATATTTCTCTGATTGTGGTAACGAACAAGTAGCAGTTTATAACAATGCCTCGTACCGCCTAACATTGGTGATTGTCTCCATCAATAGCCAATGGTGTTCGTAATGGATTTAATTGGTTGCACTTACAGCGGTGCTGACCTCTTTTCGCTCACCAGATGTTCGAGATGCCCCTTTGGAGCACACCCACCTGGCCTACGCGAATGTCGAATGAATGCAATGCGCATACATGATCCAGATTATCGTTATTATCGTCATTATTATTCAAGACGTTGTACTTTTAGTTTTGAGAATTGCCAATAACTTCGCTGAGAGACGCCGATATCAACCCATGTGTTCCTTTACTCGCCTGCACTGCCCTGGAGACAAGTGACTGATGATTGTAAGAAGCTGCCGAGGGCAGCCGACCTTTGAACCACAGATTTGTGATCTCATCTCTGTTGGGTAGGTAGGCCACGCAGCAGGCAGCAAGAATAGACTCATGCTCCAAAGCCACCGGGTCAAGCACAATTGACGtttcatcgccatccttgCCCGCTACCAAGGCGGCCACTCCTCCGGAGACGGTGTCGACGCAATCGATACCTGCGTCGGCAATCGCTGCAGAAGCGACTGTGATACACCCACCTAGCACGTTCATCACATCCCATTCTTCGACTCGCCGCTCCACTGCATCCTGGCGAGTCGACTCTCCCTCGATAATGGTCACTACGACATCGACACCACTTTTGGGCCATCGGTCGGCAATCAGGGCACCGCGAAGAGCCGTTTCCAGATGCGTGCTGAGATCCTTTTCGCTTGAGTCACGCAGATAGCCTCTGCGCTGTTTCGTGGCGAAAGGGGCGAACTTGACGTGAGTTGAGAGCACCATATAAGGAGAGAATGGCGCAGAGCGTGGGAGAGACCTGGGCCCATGAACGGTGCATGTTAGCTTCATGCCAGAGCCATACTCGCCTTCTCTTGGCTCAATTTCCAGATAGGCTGAGCCAGATGCGGATGGTGTAACTCCTGTCTTGAGATCTGGAGTGAACAAAGTCTTAGTCTCCAGTAACAGCTATCTCATCATAAGAAGGGCTCTCACAAAGTGGCCGAATAGCATCGGGCGCTCGTTGGCGGCGCGAAACTGCATCCAATTCGCCATCGTCGTAAACTGGCGGTAAACTGGAACCTCCTGGTCCATTTACTCGTCTCCGATCTGCCATGATGATTTATTTGCTGGCTGCATgtccttgagcagcagcgTGAAGAACTTTTTTGCCCTTCAAGTGAGAAGCTCAGAGGCTGGGCCCACTGTATTTTACTAGGGGAGCTCTCGTTGTtctgagaaagaaaaactgCTATTGCCTGATGAGGCATAACTCAGGTACGTACTATTCTACCAGCAGCTCCGGAATTGGAGGCGCTATTTGATTAAGCGGGTGGGGCACTCGTATATATGCATATCGATATGGCAGCTGCCCACTCACTACAAATTCTTGCGCGCTGaaatttttctttgcatCGCAGCAACCTTCTTCACTCAGCAGCACAAAAGTGCCATGGCTAATTTCTGCCTGCGTTGGTGAATACTGCTGCAGTCATATATCAAAAGGACATGGTATATGACGCAGCTGCAGTTGAAAGGGTAAGCAATTCCTGCACATGCCTCATCGTTCGACGGCGCCAGCCAACTCGCATTTCACCGTCCACCAAACATCTACATGATGATTTTACACACTTTTCTGTTCCCGCGAACCCTGAGCGCAGAACTAACATGCATCACCATCTGACCAATCACTTTCTTCTACCAATCATGCTATACACATGATACATCAGTCAACTAACGCTGGACTGCTTAGGATATTCTAACTGCTGCTATTGCTGCTGGATACTCGCCTGAGCGTTGTACTAATGTCATATGGTAAgcttgattttttttctgcacTTCTTTTAAcgtcgatgatgagaaaCCTTTTTTCAGTTCTGCTTCTGAACACCCTGATGACTCCTAAATTACCAAACCAAGATCTCTGATATCATCTCTAAAACCAACTGTCATGTTTCAACCTTTGCATGTTGTTACAAGTTGCTAACCTTTCTTCTCTACCATGTAGTAATGCCTCGATAATCATTCCTTCTAACTCATGCCACTCAAGCACTTCGCAAATTGGTAAGTGAAAAATTTTCTGCTAGCCGAACCTGGCTCGAGATGTAGAGTGATGAAAACAAGTCTATCCATTCAACGATCTCGTCTAAGCCAAGTCGTTCTTCTTTCATGGTACATGTTTACGCATACTACCAGGGATGGAGTTGTCCACTCGATGTCATACGGCTCTCGTTGTCTTGTTTGTGGGGGGCTCGTTTTGAGTTTTCTGCAGGCGAGGCCGGCTGGACGAATGAGTAAACCGGCTTTCTGATATGCTTCTCTCGACGCTTCTTCGGTGTACATTGCTGCTGGAGGTTTTCGAAGCAATGCTAACACCTGGAAAGACTTCATAGGCGCGCTGAGAAGACGATTCAGTGGAACGCATGTTTGACGTTCCGTTCTAGCTCAATCATCATATTTACGTAGCGAGGTAAGTCGTAGAGGCTCGAAATCAATTCCCACCAAGCAGgctctttgtctcttggATAAAACTGTTATTGCAGGGCCCCTGTGGGAGATCCCTCCTTGGGGATGTCAGGATTTAAATATTATCTttgagaaaatgaaaaagaaagaataataaaattgCAAGACTTATGTCCCTGACTGGCTACAATTCATTTTGTGATAATTCGTGGTCTGTCTCAGCAAACAAGCCATGAGTATGTGAATACCGAAATTCACGTAGAAACGCTTTCGTGGAGGCGCAGATGAATGAGGTGGGCTAGAGCAAGTACCCAATATACCTTACCTTATGCTTAAGTCATAGCACCTCAGATACCAGCCTTTGAAGTTTGGCTTTTCGAACATCCAAACTAAAACTCAACCTAGGACCAGCGGCACAAACAGAAGACTGCGAGAGGTGTAGAATTCCATCAGCGCCTGGCATTTTGTTCTATTGCGCATCACTCACTAATGGTTCCCATCATGCATGAGTCTTTGCTTGGCGAAGCCAATCGCGAAAGGCTGAGTGCGCTTCAATCTGGTATGTCTGGAATATGATCATGGCCGTCAACCTTACGCTTGTCCACTGAACGATGCTTTTTCTGTAGAAATAAGCCAAAAAAATGAATTAAGTCTGCAGGATATCTCATCCAAACTACTGGATGCAGTTGCTACAGAGGTGACACTACCAACCCATCTTCGGCTAGCTGTCGCATCATCTCACATTGCATCATCTCCCATGTACAGGCACTTCGCGATGTAGGCCTAGAACTCTTCGACCGTGTTAACACTCTGTTGGTCACTCGTGCGGGCattcaagaagagcagcgagcCCTATCGGTCCCAAATGAAGAGATTTTGCATGTACGAGGCCTCGTTAGGCCAATAGCCGAAAAGCTAATCAAACCCCCCATGGACAGCACAAATAATACCGGGCAAGGTAAGAGCCATCTCCTTGTGAAGTAAGATGAGGAATACATACTAAAGCACCCCTGTGATTTAGCTGTCGACTATACTGCTCGCTCTTTGGCCGCTGAAGTTGGCCTGGCACTACTGGTTctcatttctcttctctgcagCTCATCGTCAGAGCCTTTCACTCTCGATGACACAACCTTAGTATATATTGTTACGTATACTGATAAAGATGATGCCTGGACAACTGAAGAATCCTCACGGCTTGCCGCTCGCCTGGTGGAAATCAGCCTGGCCGATGATAAACTAGATACGTTCATTACCCAGTGTTTGCTCCATGATACGCTTCGGCCTCTATTTTCCAAATCATCTGCCAGGTTAAGCGCCTCCGGAAGGCCATCGAAAATCTCTCAGCCGCCCAGTGGCATGCAACCTAAGACATCActtgacatcatctcccaGGAGCATGAAAAACTTCATGCTGCATCAAGTTTAAAATGGGGAATTATCTCATGCAGTGTATGTTACAAACTCATTGAGTAACCCGAGCAGAAAAACTAATTCACTCTTAGAAAATTGCTGTGGGCCGTCACTGGCCTTTGTTTCTTCCGATCCTACTCTCACTAGCTGAAGACCACAATACGGCCGTAAGGGTTAAAGGGCTGAGAATTCTTGGCTACTTTCTAGACAAATGCCCCTCAAACACAATACTATCTGCCGGCGTTGACAACGTCATACAGGACGCAGTTTTCCCTACACTGCTATTTTTACCCTCCACGACACCTGAGAATGAGTCTATAGAACTCCTATATCCAGCGTATCGCGTCCTCCTTCAGGTAGCACAGCTAGATCCAGATGCAAAGAGTTTACGAAGACGGCGTTTCCTCGACAAGCTTCTGAGAGATGGGATCTTTGTGGGACATTATCACGCCTCACAACATGCCCGAATTGTTGAAGTTCTTATGAACATGACAAAAGATATTATCTCATGCTTGGGAATCTTCACGGCCAAGCACCTTCAGGTAAACATCATTGGCATTGTCAATATCATCACCGTAGTGTACTGACAGCTTTCGGGCAGAACCTTCTTCAGTTGTTTTCTACGACGCTATCCGATCCTTTTGCCTTGGCGTACCCGCCATTAGTCTCTGCAACTACGGAAGCTTTGAATGCAACGTTGGTAAACTGTTGGCCAAGAATCTCCTCACCTAGACATACCGATCAAGTACTTCACATGATTTCACTGTGCTGGCTCAATCTTAAATCTTCACAGCTACCGACTGAAGGTATAGACCAGGTTTCAACACATCTTATTCATACATCGACAATCCTGCAGTCTCTATGGAATCGAGAAGGCTCTGCCCCTCCTGCGCAATTGACCGCTGTGTTACAAAAAGAGCCTCGACTTGTCGAATTAATCCCCAATATCCTGAAATAGCAGAGCGTGCGGGATATTTGTTTATACCTGTAACGAGGGTCGGATAGCGTTCAATCCAGAGGTTGCTGTTTGAAGAATGATTTACCCCGAAGCCACTTCCCATAGGCCTTGTATCTCTTCTTGGGTGCATCCTCTTCGGTAACGGTTAGGGGATTTTCGCCTATTTTAACGAGCTCTGAGTAAACATCTGCATCCTCGTCGATACCTGTCACCATAAGGCCTTGATCAAGCCAAGTGCCATCGACATAATCCTTATATTCTGATGAGTCGATATCTACAGGGGTATCGCTAGAGACGACGAGCGGGAGGTTTTGTGGATGACGAATATAACGTTCATAATCTTCCGCCTCGTGAGGCTCTACGACTGGGTTCAGAGCGTCCTTTACCGCCTTGGTAAATGTCCACTGCGTCGTCTTAGATTTTTCGAGATCCGACGGCTTCTCCTTCAATGTGTCCGCCGAGAGAGAAGCTTTGGCTGGCGATATGGTGCCAGGACCACTGTAGATGCCCCAAATCTCCCTGCTTTGCGACCCCCCCTGCGATGGTCGTAGCCAGTCGTTTCGAGACACATCCCTTCCTGTTACTCTGTCAGAGGGTATAGACGAAGCATTGTCCCCCATGTCTGGCGAGAGCGTCTGTTGGCGGTAGGTCTGAGTCGAGACTAGCGATTcagatggtgatgttggctCCTTCTttacttttctcttctcgagATCGACATCACCATCAGTTCGGACTCGGAAAGGGCTGAGATCATATCTACCGTCCTGAGTTGCCTTCAGAGGTATATACTTTATGGTAGAGTTCATCTTGTACGCAAACATCTTAGGGAAGGATGATAGAGTAGCTGGTCGATAGTACTCTAGCCAGTAATCATCGAAGGATTCTGCGTTCTTACAACGGCGAAGAGCGGTTGGCGCGACAAATGGCGGGATTTTCCGTTCCTCGAGATAAGCTGGTGTGAACCAATTGATGTAATTAGGCCTTCCCGCCTCTGTCCATTCCTTCGGGCTGGCGTGGTGAAGGTAGTAGTCTGTTGGCAGATCCCAGAGCATGGGTTGACCATGTGAGAAGATATAGTTGCCAAGAAAGAGATTGTATGCCTCTTGTCGCTGACTGTCAAGGAACGAGTTGTTGTAATATCGCTTGAAGCTCTCTATCATATCTCGAGAGTGGCTGGTCCACTGATTGATCTTTCGATACGTTTCCATCGTGTTGACGAGCTGAGAACCGCCGTACTGTACCGCAATTGTATCTCCATGGTCATGCCACATGTGGGTGAAGAGATTTACAGCATCTGTATCGTACTCGACAGAGGTGTTTTCAAGTATTCCAAGGGCGTGAAGCTGATGGCCCAGCGCACGCTTGCCGATGACGAACTGCGCGGCATTTGTGCGATCTAAGCAGTCGATACAGTTGGTGCGAGCAATGCCGTTCTGGGCCGTCAGGGGGGTTGTGATTCCGTCGCCGTTTTGAAAGAAGCCGGTTGTTTTCAGTACTGACTCGGCGATGGTTTCCAGATTCCCAATGACATCGCCGCCACGAATCTTGGACGCACGGCTCATGTCCCACGCCTTGTGTATGATCTTCTTATCGGTTGGCAGGAATTGGTTGAGATAGTCTATAGCATGTGTATACTCTGCTAGCAGCTTTGACTCTCTAGGCGTTCTTTCTCTGGATTTGATAAGGTTGAGAACGTATATCGGAGCACCGTACCGCTCAAATAGATTGTCGAAATGGAGAGCGGCGGCGCTGTAGAATGGATCTACCAGATTAAGTTCAATGGGCGGTTTCGGAGTCACGCCAGTGCTGTCCTGGGTCCAGTACAGAGGTATGCTTCCACGATGCTGGACGTATGAGGTGTACTGAGGACTGCAGTACGGCCTGGGACCAGGAGCGTGGAAGGATGTTGTCAAAGATTCAGCAACGATTTGCTCCGTCTCAACATCATTGGCGACATATCCCTGATATTGAGTGAGAAAGTGATGATGTTAGTGTTAATGGACATCCACAACTTACTAGGTCGTTTGCACCTCGTTTAAGGAAGCGGGCACCTGCAAAATATCGTGACCGCCTGGCAATCACAGTGATATGAGCAGTTCGGCCATATATTGAAAGTGCTGTGCCTCGTTAGTTAGCAGTACATGTAGGCTGGTAACGATTAATAACTTGCCTGCTTGGTCTATGTATCCATGTATGATGGGCCGGCACCAGTCGTATGGGTCCTGAAGTACGTTGACGGCGGGCTCCAGCAGATAGTTATTCCACACAAACATCGAGTTGAGATCTTCATTCGGCCAGGGTACAGTGCCATTCGCTAAAGATGCCCTCTCTCGTGTAATATTGTGCTGGAGAGTTCGAGTAATGTCATATGAATAGCTGTAGTAGAATGACTTGGTCAGGTCCAGTGTGTTCAAGATGGTTAAGAAGCGCTGTTCCTCTGGTTTGTTGCGAACATCAACCTTGGAGCGTCCCGGCGTCAGCGGTATCAGCTCAGTCCCTTCTACCTGGTGGATGTAATGGCCCCCAATCATGGCAACAgtgctcttcttggtgatgaGAAGCATGTAATACGGGCCTGTGAATTTGATAAAGCCAAGTAGCCCCCAGGTTGTACAGCGCAGCTTGATGCCACCAGATGCGCGGTTGCCATCATCGATGGTGTCGAGGAGCTGATTCACTTCTCTGAGGCTGTAGATGATCTTGTCATCAGTGATATTCAGCTCGGCGCCTTCTGTAGTCCTGTCGATTTTCAAAATGCGATACCGCCTCTCACTCACATCCACCCCCACCATGTAGTAACGGCTGACAGTCTCGTAGAGGGTGAATTTGTGCATTTTGTAAAACGACGGTCCGTCGTCCTGGCTGCTTTCAGtgtcgccgtcatcgtcttcaGCCGTGGGGTTTGCGGCTCCTTGCGCGCGAGCCGCTGAATCAGGGCTTGAGACGCGGGCGAATGGTTTCGCCACGGCTGGCTCATCGTTGTCTTCTTCCGGTTCGCGACTCCATCCGTTGGCAGTATTGGGCGAAACGACACTGGGAGA
The sequence above is drawn from the Trichoderma breve strain T069 chromosome 5, whole genome shotgun sequence genome and encodes:
- a CDS encoding sacI homology domain-containing protein, producing MDQDTPGHDYDPSQPVTSDVSIPASLLQQNIESPSVVSPNTANGWSREPEEDNDEPAVAKPFARVSSPDSAARAQGAANPTAEDDDGDTESSQDDGPSFYKMHKFTLYETVSRYYMVGVDVSERRYRILKIDRTTEGAELNITDDKIIYSLREVNQLLDTIDDGNRASGGIKLRCTTWGLLGFIKFTGPYYMLLITKKSTVAMIGGHYIHQVEGTELIPLTPGRSKVDVRNKPEEQRFLTILNTLDLTKSFYYSYSYDITRTLQHNITRERASLANGTVPWPNEDLNSMFVWNNYLLEPAVNVLQDPYDWCRPIIHGYIDQAALSIYGRTAHITVIARRSRYFAGARFLKRGANDLGYVANDVETEQIVAESLTTSFHAPGPRPYCSPQYTSYVQHRGSIPLYWTQDSTGVTPKPPIELNLVDPFYSAAALHFDNLFERYGAPIYVLNLIKSRERTPRESKLLAEYTHAIDYLNQFLPTDKKIIHKAWDMSRASKIRGGDVIGNLETIAESVLKTTGFFQNGDGITTPLTAQNGIARTNCIDCLDRTNAAQFVIGKRALGHQLHALGILENTSVEYDTDAVNLFTHMWHDHGDTIAVQYGGSQLVNTMETYRKINQWTSHSRDMIESFKRYYNNSFLDSQRQEAYNLFLGNYIFSHGQPMLWDLPTDYYLHHASPKEWTEAGRPNYINWFTPAYLEERKIPPFVAPTALRRCKNAESFDDYWLEYYRPATLSSFPKMFAYKMNSTIKYIPLKATQDGRYDLSPFRVRTDGDVDLEKRKTYRQQTLSPDMGDNASSIPSDRVTGRDVSRNDWLRPSQGGSQSREIWGIYSGPGTISPAKASLSADTLKEKPSDLEKSKTTQWTFTKAVKDALNPVVEPHEAEDYERYIRHPQNLPLVVSSDTPVDIDSSEYKDYVDGTWLDQGLMVTGIDEDADVYSELVKIGENPLTVTEEDAPKKRYKAYGKWLRGKSFFKQQPLD